The following is a genomic window from Halodesulfovibrio marinisediminis DSM 17456.
TTTTATACAGAACTACGTTGATGTAAGTTCCGTTCATGGTGGACAGGATTACTATGATCATTGCCGGAGCTACGAACGGCATAAGGGGACGGATTTTCGCGTGTCCTATGCTGCAATGAAGGAGGGAGTAGATGTGCTTGCAGCGGCGGACGGTAAAGTGCTCCGGACTCGTGATGGAATGGGCGATGCGTATGTTCAGGATGGAAGGTATAATGTGCATGGTCGTGAATGCGGTAATGGGGTGGTTATAGATCATGGTGGCGGGTGGCAGACGCAGTATTGCCATTTGAAAAAAGGGACGGTTCGTGTTGCTTCGGGCGATGAGGTGAAGGCAGGAAGTGTGCTTGGCGAGATAGGTCTTTCTGGAAAGACAGGGTTTGTACATGTGCATTTTCAGGTAACATATGATGGTAAAATAGTGTGTCCTTTTTCTGGAAAGCGACTGGGAAGAATTACAAAAGGGGTGATAGGTGAATTGCAGGGGGCTGAAGTAAAAAGCTCGTTGTGGCAAAATGATTCCTGTGAAATTTTGCAATATGTCCCTTCGCAGTTGTTGAAGGTGGACTATTCGACCGAGCTTCCGCAGTCGGCGCGTGAAATTCTTCAGCGATCGGAGGCTGCGGATACTGTGCAGGCAGGCGGTGTGCCGCTGGTCTTTTCCGCAGTGACAGCCATGCTTCAGAAGGGGGATGTTTTGATACTCAGTTTAAAGACACGATCAGGAAGGTTAGTTGCAGAGAAAACAATACATATTACGTCATATACGGCACAGCGATTTGATTATATAGGGCGTAAAGACTCTGCCATGTTTGCACATACCGCACTGGAGGGAAGTGTGGAATTACGAAGGGGCAACGCACAAGTGTTTGTGCACAAATCACGAGTCGCTGTGCAATAATGATCGTTCTCTGAGGCGCTCAGGTAGGGACATTTTTCAAGTTTGAGCTGTCAGAATGCGAGGAAGAGGTAGGGTAAAAACACTTGAAGAGTGCCTGTGGATATAACTTGTCTATTAATCCAGAATAGCAAGAAAAATGCGATGTCGGTTTAAGATGCTCTGATGTTTGTCAGGGCTTTTTTTGTGCACTATTTCGAATGGATAAGGAAAAAAGTTCAACTGTGGCTTATAGGCTATAACATGTTGACTCGATAAAAAATTTATAACGTGAAAAGGATTCAGTATTTCATGATCTTTTGATTGTGGGAAAGAAAAGAGCCGGAATTCTGTTGAGCATGATGTACTCTTTGCTACAATAGCGGTGAAAACTGTTATGAGGAGCGCTAGGTCTATGTTCTGATTGTTGGAGCGCATGGTGTCGTATTAATAATTATTGGATAATAAAGGTGTTGTAAGAAAACAGCTTTCTTCACATCTTCATCATGTCGCTGCAACAGTTCGGGATGTTAGCATAAAAGGAGAAAGTTATGCGACAAGAAAAACTTATCGCTATTGTGTTTGTAGTTGCATCGATGATTTTTTCAACAGTTACATACTCATTTGGCCAAGAGGTAGTTGTAGTCAAAAAATTTACTCCCGTACGGGTTGAGGCTGTTGACTATGGAATGTGTCGAGTTGCCCCGTGTGGTACCATGGCTGTCCGGCGAGTTGTGACACCGGGATGTTGTTCTATGTACATGGTTCCAATGGGTCGTCATTATATGGTTTGTCCATATCATAAGCGATATCCATGTGTTAAGAGATGTGCGTATATGACGAAATGTCCGTCAATGGCGAGATGTGCTTGTATGGCGAGATGCCCGTATATGGTGAAATGTGGACAGGTTAAAAGGTGCCCATATAAAACCCGGGTTATGAAGGTCTGCGGTCAACATCCTAAAAAGGCTTCTGGTGTGCAAAATACCTCATATGGTCTCAAATACTATTATGCCCCTTGATAATTACGGCTGTGTCCGTACCCTGCATTATGTAAGCGGCTAGTGGCTAAATTTAGGTCGCGCAGGGTGTTAACATACATGAAGCCCCGCATGGTGTACCATGCGGGGCTTCTCAATGTGACTGCGTTCGCAATGAAAGGATTCTGTAGAAACAGCTACTGGCTGGACATTGAATCCAGACGCTGTGCCAGTTGGGAGAGATCCTTAACGTTATGGGCAGCATCTTGCATTTCTGCTGTAACGCTTCCTACCAGGATATTAATGTCTTCCATTGCCTTAGTCATTTGCTCGGAAGTCGAGGACTGTTCTTCCGCTGCAGTGGCAATGTTTCCAATCTGGTTGGCTGCTTCGTTTGCAAGTGTCACGATTTCGGAGAGG
Proteins encoded in this region:
- a CDS encoding M23 family metallopeptidase, giving the protein MNIQCIRIIVVACCIGYSVAAYAITFVPPIEEPDYGYCFIQNYVDVSSVHGGQDYYDHCRSYERHKGTDFRVSYAAMKEGVDVLAAADGKVLRTRDGMGDAYVQDGRYNVHGRECGNGVVIDHGGGWQTQYCHLKKGTVRVASGDEVKAGSVLGEIGLSGKTGFVHVHFQVTYDGKIVCPFSGKRLGRITKGVIGELQGAEVKSSLWQNDSCEILQYVPSQLLKVDYSTELPQSAREILQRSEAADTVQAGGVPLVFSAVTAMLQKGDVLILSLKTRSGRLVAEKTIHITSYTAQRFDYIGRKDSAMFAHTALEGSVELRRGNAQVFVHKSRVAVQ